From a region of the Coffea arabica cultivar ET-39 chromosome 3e, Coffea Arabica ET-39 HiFi, whole genome shotgun sequence genome:
- the LOC113738221 gene encoding uncharacterized protein isoform X1, which yields MGKKKRAAREAAEQVTENGPDDNAKVETKLELLNVDSSERKKKKKKKKKRNKEENDGDSNETPTVSIALPGSIIDNAQSLELATRLAGQIARAATIFRVDEVIVIDNKSTSVDESELLNQENNSDDNESGAAFLVRILRYLETPQYLRKSLFPMHNNLRFVGLLPPLDAPHHLRRHEWAPYREGITLKNQAPDSAGSLVDVGLSKNVLIDEVIEPGRRVTVAMGSNRNLDTGLTYQVVPSSRPRDEVGMYWGYKVRYASNISAVISSCPYKGGYDLLIGTSEHGVVIKSSELSLPSFRHLLIAFGGLAGLEECIEEDKNLKGKDVREVFDLYLNVCPHQGSRTIRTEEAVFISLQYFQEPISRARDAPKRI from the exons AtggggaagaagaagagagcCGCGAGAGAAGCAGCAGAACAAGTTACAGAGAATGGCCCTGATGATAATGCTAAAGTAGAGACCAAGCTTGAGCTCCTTAATGTTGATTCTTctgagagaaagaagaagaagaagaagaagaagaagagaaataaAGAGGAAAACGACGGCGATTCAAATGAAACACCTACAGTTTCCATTGCTCTTCCTGGCTCTATTATTGACAACGCTCAATCCCTTGAACTTGCCACCCGA TTGGCTGGTCAGATTGCTCGAGCTGCAACTATTTTTCGAGTAGATGAG GTTATTGTGATTGATAATAAGAGTACCTCAGTGGATGAGTCTGAGTTGCTGAACCAAGAGAACAATTCAGATGATAATGAAAGTGGTGCAGCTTTTCTTGTAAGGATTTTGAGATACTTGGAGACACCACAGTATCTGAGGAAGAGTCTTTTTCCTATGCATAACAACTTAAGATTTGTG GGTCTGCTGCCCCCCCTTGATGCCCCACATCATCTGCGTAGGCATGAATGGGCTCCCTATCGAGAAG gcATCACGTTAAAAAACCAAGCTCCTGATTCTGCTGGAAGTCTCGTAGATGTGGGGCTTAGCAAG AATGTTTTGATTGATGAAGTGATTGAACCAGGAAGAAGAGTAACAGTGGCTATGGGCTCAAATCGTAATCTGGATACAG GTCTAACTTATCAAGTTGTCCCATCTTCCAGGCCTAGGGATGAAGTGGGGATGTACTGGGGTTACAAAGTAAGATATGCTTCCAACATAAGTGCTGTGATAAGTAGCTGCCCATACAAG GGAGGGTATGATCTTCTGATTGGCACCTCAGAACATGGAGTTGTTATCAAGTCTTCTGAACTTTCGCTACCATCATTCAG GCACCTATTAATTGCTTTTGGAGGGCTCGCTGGACTGGAAGAATGTATCGAGGAAGACAAAAATTTGAAG GGAAAAGATGTGCGAGAAGTGTTTGACTTGTATTTGAACGTGTGTCCTCATCAAGGAAGTAGAACCATACGGACTGAG GAAGCGGTATTTATCTCTCTGCAGTATTTTCAAGAACCAATTAGTCGGGCTAGAGATGCGCCCAAAAGGATCTAG
- the LOC113738220 gene encoding protein phosphatase 2C 70-like gives MAEAILLHNSSSSDDKFITGSNRTLMFSVEGIVVIVVVAVMFLLLLILFILACKFKLWRRFLSSSSAASRTRTIKADDLHRPFISEDLNVVYGHSNSFARNYAPQEADQQILGGLSSHRAQGASNNQSPPSASPQLTHSDSFVLDIRDTSEDDLVGQTLKRPLVTKQLVEVQKVCTKDDLKDSPRFHIDSETSREFVPKYKADQRSILTLEVVSGLSHGTQCCVKSTDTSRLPLTLGRVSPSDLLVQDSEVSGKHARINWNPNRLKWELVDMGSLNGTCLNSRPVHHHDSGSRQWGDPVELANGDTLTLGTTPKIFVQITSETESQIPFGVGIASDPMSLRRGAKKLPMEDVCYYYWPLPGTEQFGLFGVCDGHGGAGAATSVSQVMPQMVASILSDSFRREKVLSQRDASDVLREAFYQTEACINHHYEGCTATVLLVWADGNDSLFAQCANVGDSACIINIDGKHVKMTEDHRVTSYSERLRIQAIEPLRDGETRLCGLNLARMLGDKFLKQQDARFSAEPYISQVVYINQSNRSFALLASDGFWDVINVKKAVQLVNQTMERNSANQDNSAEKVANALLGEARTQRTKDNTSIIFLDFDATNRIGSCKLDP, from the exons ATGGCTGAGGCGATCCTTCTTCATAATTCTTCTTCCTCTGATGACAAGTTTATCACCGGAAGTAATAGGACTTTGATGTTCTCCGTTGAGGGTATCGTTGTGATTGTTGTTGTTGCTGTTATGTTCCTCTTGTTGCTCATCCTCTTCATCCTCGCCTGCAAGTTCAAGCTATGGCGTCGCTTTCTCTCTTCTTCCTCCGCTGCCTCTCGTACTCGCACCATCAAG GCTGATGACCTTCACAGGCCTTTTATTTCAGAAGATCTAAATGTTGTTTATGGTCACAGCAATTCTTTTGCTAGGAATTATGCTCCACAGGAAGCAGATCAGCAAATTTTAGGGGGCTTGAGCTCACACAGGGCTCAAGGAGCTTCAAATAACCAAAGTCCTCCTTCTGCATCTCCCCAACTAACCCATA GTGATAGTTTTGTTCTTGATATCCGAGATACTTCAGAAGATGATCTAGTTGGCCAGACACTTAAGCGTCCACTGGTGACGAAGCAGCTTGTAGAAGTGCAAAAAGTTTGTACAAAAGATGATTTAAAGGATAGTCCAAGATTTCACATAGACAGTGAAACATCAAGAGAATTTGTTCCAAAATATAAAGCGGATCAAA GAAGCATCCTCACGTTGGAGGTTGTCTCGGGGCTTTCTCATGGGACTCAATGCTGCGTGAAGTCAACAGATACATCTAGGCTCCCTCTCACTCTTGGAAGAGTTTCACCTAGTGATTTGTTGGTCCAGGATTCAGAGGTTTCTGGCAAGCATGCCAGGATTAATTGGAATCCTAAT AGATTGAAGTGGGAGCTTGTTGATATGGGTAGCTTAAATGGTACATGCTTAAATTCTCGTCCTGTCCATCATCATGATTCAGGAAGCAGGCAATGGGGAGATCCAGTTGAGCTTGCAAATGGAGACACATTAACTCTTGGCACCACACCCAAGATTTTT GTCCAGATTACATCTGAGACTGAGAGCCAGATCCCATTCGGAGTTGGCATAGCATCAGATCCCATGTCATTGCGCCGAGGTGCAAAGAAGTTACCAATGGAAGATGTCTGTTATTATTATTGGCCTCTTCCTGGGACTGAACAG TTTGGGCTGTTTGGTGTGTGTGATGGACATGGCGGAGCAGGTGCTGCTACATCTGTTAGCCA AGTGATGCCTCAAATGGTTGCAAGCATATTATCAGATTCTTTCAGAAGAGAGAAAGTGTTATCACAGCGTGATGCTTCAGATGTTCTTAGAGAAGCTTTCTATCAAACGGAAGCATGCATAAATCACCACTATGAG GGCTGTACTGCTACGGTGCTTCTTGTTTGGGCTGATGGTAACGACAGTCTTTTTGCGCAATGTGCAAATGTGGGAGACTCTGCTTGTATTATAAA CATTGATGGAAAGCACGTGAAGATGACGGAAGACCATAGAGTAACTAGTTATTCTGAAAGATTACGAATCCAGGCAATAGAACCTTTGAGAGATGGTGAAACACGACTATGTG GCCTTAACCTTGCTCGAATGCTTGGAGACAAATTTCTTAAGCAGCAGGATGCTCGCTTCAGCGCAGAACCTTATATAAGTCAAGTAGTGTACATAAATCAATCAAACAGGAGCTTTGCATTGTTAGCTAG TGATGGCTTTTGGGATGTTATAAATGTGAAGAAGGCAGTTCAGCTTGTAAACCAG ACAATGGAGAGAAATTCAGCGAATCAAGATAATTCTGCAGAAAAGGTAGCTAATGCTTTGTTGGGTGAAGCGAGAACCCAAAGAACGAAGGACAACACATCTATAATTTTCTTGGATTTTGACGCTACTAACAGAATTGGTTCTTGTAAACTTGATCCTTAG
- the LOC113738221 gene encoding uncharacterized protein isoform X3, giving the protein MLCISNVDFFYRPFFVLYQLAGQIARAATIFRVDEVIVIDNKSTSVDESELLNQENNSDDNESGAAFLVRILRYLETPQYLRKSLFPMHNNLRFVGLLPPLDAPHHLRRHEWAPYREGITLKNQAPDSAGSLVDVGLSKNVLIDEVIEPGRRVTVAMGSNRNLDTGLTYQVVPSSRPRDEVGMYWGYKVRYASNISAVISSCPYKGGYDLLIGTSEHGVVIKSSELSLPSFRHLLIAFGGLAGLEECIEEDKNLKGKDVREVFDLYLNVCPHQGSRTIRTEEAVFISLQYFQEPISRARDAPKRI; this is encoded by the exons ATGTTATGCATTTCCAATGTTGATTTTTTTTACCGTCCTTTTTTTGTGCTTTATCAGTTGGCTGGTCAGATTGCTCGAGCTGCAACTATTTTTCGAGTAGATGAG GTTATTGTGATTGATAATAAGAGTACCTCAGTGGATGAGTCTGAGTTGCTGAACCAAGAGAACAATTCAGATGATAATGAAAGTGGTGCAGCTTTTCTTGTAAGGATTTTGAGATACTTGGAGACACCACAGTATCTGAGGAAGAGTCTTTTTCCTATGCATAACAACTTAAGATTTGTG GGTCTGCTGCCCCCCCTTGATGCCCCACATCATCTGCGTAGGCATGAATGGGCTCCCTATCGAGAAG gcATCACGTTAAAAAACCAAGCTCCTGATTCTGCTGGAAGTCTCGTAGATGTGGGGCTTAGCAAG AATGTTTTGATTGATGAAGTGATTGAACCAGGAAGAAGAGTAACAGTGGCTATGGGCTCAAATCGTAATCTGGATACAG GTCTAACTTATCAAGTTGTCCCATCTTCCAGGCCTAGGGATGAAGTGGGGATGTACTGGGGTTACAAAGTAAGATATGCTTCCAACATAAGTGCTGTGATAAGTAGCTGCCCATACAAG GGAGGGTATGATCTTCTGATTGGCACCTCAGAACATGGAGTTGTTATCAAGTCTTCTGAACTTTCGCTACCATCATTCAG GCACCTATTAATTGCTTTTGGAGGGCTCGCTGGACTGGAAGAATGTATCGAGGAAGACAAAAATTTGAAG GGAAAAGATGTGCGAGAAGTGTTTGACTTGTATTTGAACGTGTGTCCTCATCAAGGAAGTAGAACCATACGGACTGAG GAAGCGGTATTTATCTCTCTGCAGTATTTTCAAGAACCAATTAGTCGGGCTAGAGATGCGCCCAAAAGGATCTAG
- the LOC113738221 gene encoding uncharacterized protein isoform X2 codes for MGKKKRAAREAAEQVTENGPDDNAKVETKLELLNVDSSERKKKKKKKKKRNKEENDGDSNETPTVSIALPGSIIDNAQSLELATRLAGQIARAATIFRVDEVIVIDNKSTSVDESELLNQENNSDDNESGAAFLVRILRYLETPQYLRKSLFPMHNNLRFVGLLPPLDAPHHLRRHEWAPYREGITLKNQAPDSAGSLVDVGLSKNVLIDEVIEPGRRVTVAMGSNRNLDTGLTYQVVPSSRPRDEVGMYWGYKVRYASNISAVISSCPYKGGYDLLIGTSEHGVVIKSSELSLPSFREKMCEKCLTCI; via the exons AtggggaagaagaagagagcCGCGAGAGAAGCAGCAGAACAAGTTACAGAGAATGGCCCTGATGATAATGCTAAAGTAGAGACCAAGCTTGAGCTCCTTAATGTTGATTCTTctgagagaaagaagaagaagaagaagaagaagaagagaaataaAGAGGAAAACGACGGCGATTCAAATGAAACACCTACAGTTTCCATTGCTCTTCCTGGCTCTATTATTGACAACGCTCAATCCCTTGAACTTGCCACCCGA TTGGCTGGTCAGATTGCTCGAGCTGCAACTATTTTTCGAGTAGATGAG GTTATTGTGATTGATAATAAGAGTACCTCAGTGGATGAGTCTGAGTTGCTGAACCAAGAGAACAATTCAGATGATAATGAAAGTGGTGCAGCTTTTCTTGTAAGGATTTTGAGATACTTGGAGACACCACAGTATCTGAGGAAGAGTCTTTTTCCTATGCATAACAACTTAAGATTTGTG GGTCTGCTGCCCCCCCTTGATGCCCCACATCATCTGCGTAGGCATGAATGGGCTCCCTATCGAGAAG gcATCACGTTAAAAAACCAAGCTCCTGATTCTGCTGGAAGTCTCGTAGATGTGGGGCTTAGCAAG AATGTTTTGATTGATGAAGTGATTGAACCAGGAAGAAGAGTAACAGTGGCTATGGGCTCAAATCGTAATCTGGATACAG GTCTAACTTATCAAGTTGTCCCATCTTCCAGGCCTAGGGATGAAGTGGGGATGTACTGGGGTTACAAAGTAAGATATGCTTCCAACATAAGTGCTGTGATAAGTAGCTGCCCATACAAG GGAGGGTATGATCTTCTGATTGGCACCTCAGAACATGGAGTTGTTATCAAGTCTTCTGAACTTTCGCTACCATCATTCAG GGAAAAGATGTGCGAGAAGTGTTTGACTTGTATTTGA